A genome region from Tursiops truncatus isolate mTurTru1 chromosome 15, mTurTru1.mat.Y, whole genome shotgun sequence includes the following:
- the SRSF6 gene encoding serine/arginine-rich splicing factor 6, which produces MPRVYIGRLSYNVREKDIQRFFSGYGRLLEIDLKNGYGFVEFEDSRDADDAVYELNGKELCGERVIVEHARGPRRDRDGYSYGSRSGGGGYSSRRTSGRDKYGPPVRTEFRLIVENLSSRCSWQDLKDFMRQAGEVTYADAHKERTNEGVIEFRSYSDMKRALDKLDGTEINGRNIRLIEDKPRTSHRRSYSGSRSRSRSRRRSRSRSRRSSRSRSRSVSKSRSRSRSRSKGRSRSRSKGRKSRSKSKSKPKSDRGSRSRSRSRSKDEYEKSRSRSRSRSRSPKENGKGDIKSKSRSRSQSRSNSPLPAPPSKARSVSPPPKRASRSHSRSHSKSRSRSRSSSRD; this is translated from the exons ATGCCGCGCGTCTACATAGGACGCCTAAGCTACAACGTCCGGGAGAAGGACATCCAGCGCTTTTTCAGTGGCTATGGCCGCCTTCTCGAAATAGACCTTAAAAATGG GTACGGCTTCGTGGAGTTCGAGGACTCCCGCGACGCCGACGACGCCGTTTACGAGCTGAACGGCAAAGAGCTCTGCGGCGAGCGCGTGATCGTGGAGCACGCCCGGGGCCCGCGCCGCGATCGTGACGGCTACAGCTACGGAAGCCGCA GTGGTGGAGGTGGATACAGCAGTCGGAGAACCTCTGGCAGAGACAAATATGGACCACCTGTACGCACAGAATTCAGGCTTATTGTAGAAAATCTTTCTAGTCGTTGCAGTTGGCAAGATTTAAAG GATTTCATGAGACAAGCAGGTGAAGTAACCTATGCGGATGCTCACAAAGAACGCACAAATGAAGGCGTCATTGAGTTTCGCTCCTACTCTGACATGAAGCGTGCTTTGGATAAGCTGGATGGTACGGAAATCAATGGGAGAAATATTAGACTAATTGAAGATAAACCACGAACAAGCCACAGGCGGTCTTATTCTGGAAGCAGATCAAG GTCACGGTCTAGAAGAAGGTCACGAAGTAGGAGTCGTAGGAGCAGCCGCAGTAGATCTCGAAGTGTCTCAAAAAGTCGCTCCCG ATCCAGGTCTCGGAGCAAAGGTCGATCACGTTCTCGTTCAAAAGGCAGGAAATCTAGATCAAAAAGCAAATCTAAACCTAAGTCTGATCGAGGCTCCCGTTCGCGCTCTCGGAGCAGATCGAAGGATGAATATGAGAAATCTCGAAGCAGGTCTCGTTCTCGATCTCGTTCCCccaaagaaaatgggaaaggtGATATAAAGTCAAAGTCCAGATCAAGGAGCCAGTCTCGTTCCAATTCACCCCTACCTGCTCCACCCTCAAAGGCCCGTTCTGTGTCCCCTCCACCAAAAAGAGCTTCAAGATCCCATTCTAGATCTCATTCAAAGTCAAGGTCACGATCCAGATCGAGTTCCAGAGATTAA